One region of Salinirubrum litoreum genomic DNA includes:
- a CDS encoding MFS transporter: protein MSDTESEVGAFTYFRQFFALERDVLVLSLAMFAFSLGFQMTGRYMPRYMSVLGASSIAIGLFGSFGNLISAVYPYPGGALSDRIGSRSALTLFGLASTVGFLVWLFAESFGFVTLGLSLAGVTLLEPVALPVGIFLGLGFAQAWKSFGLGATFAIVKQSVPPGKLATGFASTETFRRTAFLLGPLLAATVLARYAFGAGFRLILAVAAVVALLATVAQHLLYDASEDSLGKSFAGVSGVLADLAGLPSPLKPLLVADTLIRFANGMVYVFFVIVVTEFLAASATLPVVGFLNPDALFGVLLSVEMAVALLSMVPVAKLAERVGLKPVVALGFVVYAVFPILLIAVPESGLTLAGFTFTPSALLFVLFAFSGLRFAGLPAHKALIVGPAAQNAGGRVTGSYYLVRNTVVVPSAAVGGALYAGSPEFAFGVASAIGLVGVAVFLVFGEEFAAYA from the coding sequence ATGAGCGACACCGAGAGCGAGGTCGGCGCGTTCACCTACTTCCGCCAGTTCTTCGCCTTAGAACGCGACGTGCTCGTCCTCTCGCTCGCGATGTTCGCCTTCTCGCTCGGCTTCCAGATGACCGGGCGGTACATGCCACGCTACATGAGCGTCCTCGGTGCCAGCAGTATCGCCATCGGACTGTTCGGGAGCTTCGGCAACCTGATCAGCGCCGTCTACCCCTACCCCGGCGGCGCACTCTCGGATCGGATCGGCTCCCGGTCGGCACTGACGCTGTTCGGCCTCGCCTCGACGGTCGGCTTCCTCGTCTGGCTGTTCGCCGAGTCGTTCGGCTTCGTGACGCTCGGGCTCTCACTCGCAGGGGTCACACTCCTCGAACCGGTCGCGCTCCCGGTCGGCATCTTCCTCGGCCTCGGCTTCGCGCAGGCGTGGAAGTCGTTCGGCCTCGGGGCGACCTTCGCCATCGTGAAACAGAGCGTCCCGCCGGGGAAGTTGGCGACGGGCTTCGCCAGCACCGAGACCTTCCGCCGGACCGCGTTTCTCCTCGGACCACTGCTCGCCGCGACCGTGCTCGCGCGGTACGCCTTCGGTGCCGGCTTCCGACTGATCCTCGCGGTCGCGGCCGTCGTCGCACTGCTCGCCACGGTCGCACAACACCTCCTGTACGACGCGAGCGAAGACAGCCTCGGGAAGTCCTTCGCGGGCGTCTCCGGGGTCCTCGCAGACCTCGCGGGCCTACCGAGTCCCCTGAAGCCCCTGCTCGTCGCGGACACCCTGATTCGCTTCGCCAACGGGATGGTGTACGTCTTCTTCGTCATCGTCGTCACCGAGTTCCTCGCCGCCAGCGCCACCCTGCCGGTCGTCGGCTTCCTGAACCCCGACGCGCTGTTCGGCGTCCTGCTGTCGGTCGAGATGGCGGTCGCCCTGCTGTCGATGGTCCCGGTCGCCAAACTCGCCGAGCGCGTCGGCCTGAAGCCGGTCGTCGCACTCGGTTTCGTCGTCTACGCCGTCTTCCCGATTCTCCTGATCGCGGTCCCCGAGTCGGGCCTGACGCTGGCGGGGTTCACGTTCACTCCGTCCGCGCTGTTGTTCGTCCTCTTCGCCTTCTCCGGGCTCCGATTCGCGGGTCTCCCGGCGCACAAGGCGCTCATCGTCGGTCCCGCAGCACAGAACGCCGGCGGTCGCGTGACCGGGTCGTACTACCTCGTCCGGAACACGGTCGTCGTCCCCTCGGCGGCGGTCGGCGGGGCGCTGTACGCCGGCTCTCCCGAGTTCGCCTTCGGCGTGGCGAG
- a CDS encoding AAA family ATPase, with protein MDAPLWTEQYAPDLADLPQSDVRERLTLAVDEPMNLVVQGPPGAGKTAAVRALAREAHADPDNDLVEINVADFFDRTKTEIRNDPRFAPFLEGRSRMAKRDMINHVLKESASYAPVSGQYKTVVLDNAEAIREDFQQALRRVMEKHHRTTQFVITTRQPSKLIPPIRSRCFPVPVRAPTTDEIRDVLAGIADAEEIEYDADGLEFVAGYADGDLRSAILGAQATAVEHDEITMQSAYEVLGEVGWDDELASVLSDAEVGDFTSARKTLDDLLDDEGFDGGTLLAELLRVARKKYDGDDLARLHRLAGRIDLDLAEGTDDRLHLTHLLTLWATGETGERRGIREQSA; from the coding sequence ATGGACGCGCCGCTGTGGACCGAGCAGTACGCCCCCGACCTCGCCGACCTGCCCCAGTCCGACGTCCGGGAGCGACTGACACTCGCCGTCGACGAGCCGATGAACCTCGTCGTGCAGGGACCGCCGGGTGCGGGCAAGACCGCCGCCGTGCGCGCGCTGGCCCGCGAGGCCCACGCGGACCCCGACAACGACCTCGTGGAGATCAACGTCGCGGACTTCTTCGACCGGACGAAAACGGAGATCCGCAACGACCCACGCTTCGCGCCGTTTCTGGAGGGGCGAAGCCGGATGGCGAAACGCGACATGATCAACCACGTGCTGAAGGAGTCCGCGAGCTACGCGCCGGTCTCCGGCCAGTACAAGACGGTCGTGCTGGACAACGCCGAGGCGATCCGCGAGGACTTCCAGCAGGCCCTGCGCCGCGTGATGGAGAAGCACCACCGGACGACCCAGTTCGTCATCACGACCCGCCAGCCCTCGAAGCTGATCCCGCCGATCCGGTCGCGCTGTTTCCCGGTGCCGGTGCGCGCGCCGACGACCGACGAGATCCGGGACGTCCTCGCCGGGATCGCCGACGCCGAGGAGATCGAGTACGACGCCGACGGCCTGGAGTTCGTCGCCGGCTACGCCGACGGCGACCTCCGGAGTGCGATCCTCGGCGCGCAGGCGACCGCGGTCGAACACGACGAGATCACGATGCAGTCGGCCTACGAGGTCCTCGGCGAGGTCGGCTGGGACGACGAACTCGCCTCGGTGCTGTCGGACGCGGAGGTCGGCGACTTCACCTCGGCCCGGAAGACGCTCGACGACCTGCTGGACGACGAGGGCTTCGACGGCGGGACCCTGCTCGCAGAACTGCTCCGGGTCGCGCGCAAGAAGTACGATGGCGACGACCTCGCGCGTCTGCACCGACTCGCCGGTCGGATCGACCTCGACCTGGCCGAGGGCACCGACGACCGTCTCCACCTGACCCACCTGCTGACGCTGTGGGCGACCGGCGAGACCGGCGAGCGCCGGGGCATCCGGGAGCAGTCGGCGTGA
- a CDS encoding protein sorting system archaetidylserine decarboxylase, protein MPGFAPGVERFGTALLVGTLATAVLFTPVVALLPAALVAFVCYFFRDPDRSPPDARIVAPADGRVSVIREEGDRVRVGVFMNVTDVHVNRAPADGEVVAVTHRPGANKPAFAKDSDRNERVDIDCGDYDLSLIAGWFARRIHPYVTEGDSLRQGERVGHIDFGSRADVLLPPELGVEDVAVERGDTVRAGETVLVE, encoded by the coding sequence GTGCCGGGGTTCGCCCCCGGCGTCGAGCGGTTCGGGACCGCCCTGCTCGTCGGGACGCTGGCGACCGCCGTGCTGTTCACGCCGGTCGTCGCGCTCCTGCCGGCCGCGCTGGTCGCGTTCGTGTGCTACTTCTTCCGCGATCCGGATCGGTCGCCGCCGGACGCACGGATCGTCGCGCCCGCAGACGGTCGGGTCTCCGTGATTCGCGAAGAGGGCGACCGCGTCCGGGTCGGCGTGTTCATGAACGTCACCGACGTCCACGTGAACCGCGCACCGGCCGACGGCGAGGTGGTCGCCGTCACCCACCGACCGGGAGCCAACAAGCCGGCGTTCGCGAAGGACTCGGACCGGAACGAGCGCGTCGACATCGACTGTGGCGACTACGACCTGTCGCTGATCGCTGGCTGGTTCGCCCGGCGCATCCACCCCTACGTGACCGAGGGCGACAGCCTCCGGCAGGGCGAGCGCGTGGGCCACATCGACTTCGGGTCGCGGGCCGACGTGTTGTTGCCACCGGAACTCGGTGTCGAGGACGTGGCCGTCGAGAGAGGCGACACGGTACGAGCAGGCGAGACGGTCCTCGTAGAGTAG
- a CDS encoding acyl-CoA mutase large subunit family protein, whose protein sequence is MYDEDELAEIRDSREEWEAETRDPVREQYGERQERFATVSNHEIEDLYTPADVADIDYDEDLGFPGEFPYTRGVYPTMYRGRTWTMRQFAGFGTAEETNDRFHFLVENGQTGLSTAFDMPSLMGKDSDDPLSDGEVGKEGVAVDTLRDMEILFDGIDIGDVSTSFTINPSAPVIYAMYVALADQQGVPREQIRGTLQNDMLKEFIAQKEWVIPPEPSLDIVTDTIEFAVRETPKFRPVSISGYHIREAGSTAVQELAFTLADGFAYVEDAIDRGMDVDEFAPQLSFFFNSHNSIFEEVGKFRAARRIYARIMDEWYDAGTPASKQLKFHTQTAGQSLTAQQPLNNVVRVTIQALAGVLGGTQSLHTNSFDEALALPSEQAVRVALRTQQIIAEESGAADSIDPLAGSFMVESLTEEIEAEAMAYIEEIREMGDGSVRDGVLEGIEQGYFHREIQDASYEYQERVESGEETVVGVNAYETEEDTRPEVLKVDEETQDRQLGRLADVKADRDDDAVEASLDALREAVDSGENVMPYIVDAVKAYATMGEIMDVFERKHGSYRETIGLA, encoded by the coding sequence ATGTACGACGAGGACGAACTCGCCGAGATACGCGACTCACGGGAGGAGTGGGAGGCCGAGACCCGCGACCCGGTCCGCGAGCAGTACGGCGAGCGACAGGAGCGGTTCGCCACGGTCTCGAACCACGAGATCGAGGACCTCTACACACCCGCCGACGTGGCCGACATCGACTACGACGAGGACCTCGGCTTCCCCGGCGAGTTCCCCTACACGCGAGGCGTCTACCCGACGATGTACCGGGGTCGGACGTGGACGATGCGGCAGTTCGCCGGCTTCGGCACCGCAGAGGAGACCAACGACCGCTTCCACTTCCTCGTCGAGAACGGGCAGACCGGCCTCTCGACGGCCTTCGACATGCCCTCGCTGATGGGCAAAGACTCCGACGACCCCCTCTCGGACGGCGAGGTCGGGAAGGAGGGCGTCGCGGTCGACACGCTCCGGGACATGGAGATTCTCTTCGACGGCATCGACATCGGCGACGTCTCCACCTCCTTCACGATCAACCCCTCCGCGCCGGTGATCTACGCGATGTACGTCGCCTTGGCCGACCAGCAGGGCGTCCCGCGCGAGCAGATTCGCGGCACCCTCCAGAACGACATGCTGAAGGAGTTCATCGCCCAGAAGGAGTGGGTCATCCCGCCGGAGCCGAGTCTCGACATCGTCACCGACACCATCGAGTTCGCCGTGCGGGAGACCCCGAAGTTCCGACCCGTCTCCATCTCGGGGTACCACATCCGGGAGGCTGGGTCGACTGCGGTTCAGGAGTTGGCCTTCACGCTCGCAGACGGCTTCGCGTACGTCGAGGACGCCATCGACCGAGGGATGGACGTGGACGAGTTCGCCCCACAGCTCTCCTTTTTCTTCAACTCGCACAACTCGATCTTCGAGGAGGTCGGCAAGTTCCGCGCCGCCCGGCGCATCTACGCCCGGATCATGGACGAGTGGTACGACGCGGGCACGCCCGCCTCGAAGCAGTTGAAGTTCCACACGCAGACCGCCGGCCAGTCGCTCACGGCCCAGCAACCGCTGAACAACGTGGTGCGCGTCACGATCCAGGCGCTCGCGGGGGTGCTGGGCGGCACGCAGTCGCTCCACACCAACAGCTTCGACGAGGCACTCGCGCTCCCCTCCGAGCAGGCAGTGCGGGTCGCCCTGCGGACCCAGCAGATCATCGCCGAGGAGTCCGGCGCGGCCGACAGCATCGACCCGCTCGCGGGGAGTTTCATGGTCGAGTCGCTCACCGAGGAGATCGAAGCGGAGGCGATGGCCTACATCGAGGAGATCCGCGAGATGGGCGACGGGTCGGTGCGCGACGGCGTGCTCGAGGGCATCGAACAGGGCTACTTCCACCGCGAGATCCAGGACGCCTCCTACGAGTACCAGGAGCGCGTCGAGTCCGGCGAGGAGACGGTCGTCGGCGTCAACGCCTACGAGACCGAGGAGGACACCCGCCCCGAGGTGCTGAAGGTCGACGAGGAGACGCAGGACCGCCAACTCGGTCGTCTCGCGGACGTGAAGGCGGACCGCGACGACGACGCGGTGGAGGCGTCGCTCGATGCGCTCCGCGAGGCGGTCGACTCGGGCGAGAACGTGATGCCGTACATCGTGGACGCGGTGAAGGCGTACGCCACGATGGGCGAGATCATGGACGTGTTCGAGCGCAAACACGGCTCCTACCGCGAGACGATCGGACTGGCGTAA
- a CDS encoding winged helix-turn-helix domain-containing protein encodes MEGVLWYVLTGTRGGGNRVRIMKAIDERPRNANKLAESLDLDYTTVRHHLDVLQDNDIVEKKGGDYGAIYIPSNRVRTHWDVVEQIMEQVE; translated from the coding sequence ATGGAGGGCGTACTCTGGTACGTGTTGACCGGGACCCGTGGCGGCGGGAACCGGGTGCGTATCATGAAAGCGATCGACGAACGCCCTCGCAACGCCAACAAACTCGCCGAGTCGCTCGACCTCGACTACACGACGGTCAGACACCACCTCGACGTGTTGCAGGACAACGACATCGTCGAGAAGAAGGGCGGCGACTACGGCGCGATCTACATCCCCTCGAACCGCGTCCGGACCCACTGGGACGTGGTCGAGCAGATAATGGAGCAGGTAGAGTGA
- the acs gene encoding acetate--CoA ligase, producing MSDGDAELEARLAEQEAFEPPEEFVAQANVTDEGIYEEFAENWPDCWEQAAGMLDWFEDYDQVLDDSNPPFYKWFTDGKLNASYECLDRHLDERGDEAAIEWVGEPVEEDNRTFTYDELHREVNEFAAALREMGVGEDDIVTMYMPMVPELTIALLACARIGAPHSVVFAGFSADALATRMNAADSEYLLTCDGYYRRGDPLDHLSKANTGLEGVDHDTQTVVVERLMDGDGFDHDLADDQHSYSEVVAAQAGAEVDPVERDAEDMLFMMYTSGTTGKPKGVKHTTGGYLSWAAWTSHAVLDIKPEDTYFCSADIGWITGHSYIVYGPLALGTTSMMYEGTPDYPDRDRLWEIVEEYEATQLYTAPTAIRAFMKWGAEYPDRHDLSSLRLLGTVGEPINPRAWKWYYKHIGDESCPVVDTWWQTETGGMMVTTLPGIKTMKPGSAGPPLPGVDVQIVDTMGEEVEAGRAGYLTVNKPWPGMLRTLYKNDERFINEYWAEYSDTDSDDPADWVYFPEDGAKIDDDGYITVLGRVDDVINVSGHRLGTMEIESAIVGVEGVAEAAVVGGDHEIKGEAVYAYVILEEGQEPTEEMRGKIVQGVDDAIGPIAKPEQVVFTEELPKTRSGKIMRRLLEQIANGEELGDTTTLRNPEIVAEIQERAQSD from the coding sequence ATGTCAGATGGTGACGCGGAACTAGAGGCGCGGCTGGCTGAACAGGAGGCGTTCGAGCCCCCCGAGGAGTTCGTGGCACAGGCGAACGTCACCGACGAGGGCATCTACGAGGAGTTCGCGGAGAACTGGCCGGACTGCTGGGAGCAGGCGGCCGGGATGCTGGACTGGTTCGAGGACTACGACCAGGTGCTGGACGACTCGAACCCGCCCTTCTACAAGTGGTTCACCGACGGGAAGCTCAACGCCTCGTACGAGTGTCTCGACCGCCACCTCGACGAGCGTGGCGACGAGGCGGCCATCGAGTGGGTCGGCGAACCCGTCGAGGAGGACAACCGCACGTTCACCTACGACGAACTCCACCGCGAGGTGAACGAGTTCGCGGCCGCCCTCCGGGAGATGGGCGTCGGCGAGGACGACATCGTGACGATGTACATGCCGATGGTCCCCGAGTTGACCATCGCACTGCTGGCGTGTGCCCGCATCGGCGCACCGCACTCGGTCGTCTTCGCGGGCTTCTCGGCGGACGCGCTCGCCACCCGGATGAACGCCGCCGACTCGGAGTACCTGCTCACGTGTGACGGCTACTACCGGCGCGGCGACCCCCTCGACCACCTCTCGAAGGCGAACACGGGACTGGAGGGCGTCGATCACGACACCCAGACGGTCGTCGTCGAGCGCTTGATGGACGGCGACGGCTTCGACCACGACCTCGCGGACGACCAGCACAGTTACAGCGAGGTCGTCGCGGCCCAGGCAGGCGCGGAGGTCGACCCCGTCGAACGCGACGCCGAGGACATGCTGTTCATGATGTACACCTCGGGGACGACGGGCAAGCCCAAAGGTGTCAAGCACACCACCGGGGGCTACCTCTCGTGGGCGGCGTGGACCTCCCACGCCGTCTTGGACATCAAGCCCGAGGACACCTACTTCTGCTCGGCCGACATCGGCTGGATCACGGGCCACTCGTACATCGTCTACGGTCCGCTGGCGCTCGGCACCACCTCGATGATGTACGAGGGGACGCCGGACTACCCGGATCGCGACCGCCTGTGGGAGATCGTCGAGGAGTACGAGGCGACCCAACTCTACACCGCTCCGACCGCGATTCGGGCGTTCATGAAGTGGGGCGCGGAGTACCCCGACAGACACGACCTCTCCAGTCTGCGACTGCTCGGGACGGTCGGCGAACCGATCAACCCGCGGGCGTGGAAGTGGTACTACAAGCACATCGGCGACGAGTCCTGCCCGGTCGTGGACACCTGGTGGCAGACCGAGACGGGCGGGATGATGGTCACGACACTGCCGGGGATCAAGACGATGAAACCCGGCAGTGCCGGGCCACCCCTGCCGGGTGTAGACGTACAGATCGTCGACACGATGGGCGAGGAGGTCGAAGCCGGTCGTGCGGGGTACCTCACGGTCAACAAGCCGTGGCCGGGGATGCTCCGGACGCTGTACAAGAACGACGAGCGGTTCATCAACGAGTACTGGGCGGAGTACTCCGACACCGACAGCGACGACCCCGCAGACTGGGTGTACTTCCCCGAAGACGGTGCGAAGATCGACGACGACGGCTACATCACGGTGCTGGGTCGCGTGGACGACGTGATCAACGTCTCCGGTCACCGACTGGGGACGATGGAGATCGAGTCGGCTATCGTCGGCGTCGAAGGTGTCGCGGAGGCCGCAGTCGTCGGCGGCGACCACGAGATCAAAGGCGAGGCCGTCTACGCCTACGTGATCCTCGAAGAGGGGCAGGAACCGACCGAGGAGATGCGCGGGAAGATCGTGCAGGGCGTCGACGACGCCATCGGCCCCATCGCCAAGCCGGAGCAGGTCGTCTTCACCGAGGAACTGCCGAAGACGCGGTCGGGGAAGATCATGCGCCGCCTGCTCGAACAGATCGCCAACGGCGAGGAACTGGGTGACACGACGACGCTCCGGAACCCGGAGATCGTCGCGGAGATCCAAGAGCGGGCACAGAGCGACTGA
- a CDS encoding DUF7576 family protein — protein sequence MALSEYTGATPREYDSDTTIGRVARHHVWDLTDESSEACANCGVDLLLQERHLLVRLRRNGRSSRTGVERHYLCNETCIREWVGAE from the coding sequence ATGGCACTCTCGGAGTACACCGGTGCGACGCCTCGTGAGTACGACAGCGACACGACCATCGGGCGTGTCGCCAGACACCACGTCTGGGACCTGACCGACGAGTCGAGCGAGGCGTGTGCGAACTGCGGCGTCGACCTGCTCTTACAGGAGCGACACCTGCTCGTTCGGCTGAGACGAAACGGTCGCAGTTCGCGGACGGGCGTAGAGCGACACTACCTCTGTAACGAGACCTGCATCCGCGAGTGGGTCGGCGCTGAGTAG
- a CDS encoding long-chain-fatty-acid--CoA ligase — protein MEKPLLVTDFLDRAREYYGDHEAVLATTGERYTYEELGARADGVSALLQAKGIEKGDRVAVLDPNTHYHLEMAYGSMQIGAIHTPLNYRLVPTDFEYILSDAGVDAVFADHEFAEKIEAVRDEIPTETFLTDDPDAVEGDWEGIEDVLEPGADYDRPEMHEDETITINYTSGTTGDPKGVCRTHRTETLHAYLISHHQEITDDDVYLWTLPMFHVNGWGHIYAVTGNGARHICTRGVDVAEVFDHIAAEDVSYFCAAPTVLKRLLDYEADHDVTVTGENPVRVATAGAAPPEATIRGIEDDFGWYLKHVYGATETGPLITTSDAKRFFDQASQERFAVKKRQGIGYLGTEIRVVDDDGTDVPRDGQTIGEIVVRGNQVMDRYWNKPEATEEAFSDRVEGYYHMGDLAAVDENGFLIIQDRKKDIIISGGENISSLELEDTLFEHPEVDDVAVIPAPSEEWGETPKAFIVPRSGDPMEPRTTHEELRDFCRERVASYKVPGEFEFVAELPKTATGKIQKYELRQREWDDEERMIGEG, from the coding sequence ATGGAGAAGCCACTTCTCGTCACCGACTTTCTGGACAGGGCGCGGGAGTACTACGGCGACCACGAGGCGGTGCTCGCGACGACCGGCGAGCGGTACACCTACGAGGAACTCGGTGCGCGCGCAGACGGCGTCTCGGCGCTCCTGCAGGCGAAGGGCATCGAGAAGGGGGACCGCGTCGCGGTGCTCGACCCGAACACCCACTACCACCTGGAGATGGCCTACGGGTCCATGCAGATCGGGGCGATCCACACCCCGCTGAACTACCGGCTGGTGCCGACCGACTTCGAGTACATCCTCTCGGACGCGGGCGTGGACGCGGTGTTCGCCGACCACGAGTTCGCCGAGAAGATCGAGGCGGTCCGCGACGAGATACCGACCGAGACGTTCCTCACCGACGACCCCGACGCCGTGGAGGGCGACTGGGAGGGCATCGAAGACGTGCTGGAACCGGGGGCGGACTACGACCGCCCGGAGATGCACGAAGACGAGACGATCACGATCAACTACACCTCGGGGACGACCGGCGACCCCAAGGGGGTCTGTCGGACCCACCGCACCGAGACGCTCCACGCCTACCTCATCTCCCACCACCAGGAGATCACCGACGACGACGTCTACCTCTGGACGCTCCCGATGTTCCACGTCAACGGGTGGGGCCACATCTACGCCGTGACGGGCAACGGCGCACGCCACATCTGCACGCGCGGCGTGGACGTGGCGGAGGTGTTCGACCACATCGCGGCGGAGGACGTGTCGTACTTCTGTGCCGCGCCGACCGTCCTCAAGCGCCTGCTGGACTACGAGGCGGACCACGACGTGACCGTCACCGGCGAGAACCCGGTCCGGGTGGCGACCGCCGGCGCGGCCCCACCCGAGGCGACCATTCGTGGTATCGAGGACGACTTCGGCTGGTACCTGAAACACGTCTACGGCGCGACCGAGACCGGGCCGCTCATCACCACCTCCGACGCCAAGCGGTTCTTCGATCAAGCGAGTCAGGAGCGGTTCGCCGTCAAGAAGCGACAGGGGATCGGCTACCTCGGCACCGAGATCCGCGTCGTCGACGACGACGGGACCGACGTGCCACGGGACGGGCAGACGATCGGCGAGATCGTCGTGCGCGGGAATCAGGTGATGGACCGCTACTGGAACAAACCGGAGGCGACCGAGGAAGCCTTCTCGGATCGCGTCGAGGGCTACTACCACATGGGTGACCTCGCGGCGGTCGACGAGAACGGTTTCCTGATCATCCAGGACCGCAAGAAGGACATCATCATCTCCGGCGGGGAGAACATCTCCAGTCTCGAACTCGAAGACACCCTGTTCGAGCACCCGGAGGTGGACGACGTGGCCGTCATCCCCGCCCCCTCCGAGGAGTGGGGTGAGACGCCGAAGGCGTTCATCGTTCCCCGGTCGGGCGATCCGATGGAACCCCGGACGACCCACGAGGAACTGCGCGACTTCTGCCGGGAGCGCGTGGCGTCGTACAAGGTGCCCGGCGAGTTCGAGTTCGTCGCGGAACTGCCGAAGACGGCGACCGGGAAGATCCAGAAGTACGAACTCCGCCAGCGCGAGTGGGACGACGAAGAGCGGATGATCGGCGAGGGGTGA
- a CDS encoding winged helix-turn-helix domain-containing protein yields the protein MDDDQTIEEILDTIGDTEARRVLAAVSRDSLSAKELGEELDLSLPTVYRRLEILQEHDLVTSRTLVAENGNHYKVFECNFNSTVISLDDDEYNVRIYREDNLPDRFSDLWDDLSGA from the coding sequence ATGGACGACGACCAGACGATCGAGGAGATCCTCGACACCATCGGGGACACCGAAGCACGGCGCGTGCTGGCGGCAGTGAGTCGGGACTCCCTCTCGGCGAAGGAACTCGGCGAGGAACTCGACCTCTCACTGCCGACGGTGTACCGCCGGCTGGAGATCCTCCAGGAACACGATCTGGTCACTTCGCGCACCCTCGTCGCGGAGAACGGGAACCACTACAAGGTGTTCGAGTGCAACTTCAACAGCACCGTCATCTCGCTGGACGACGACGAGTACAACGTCCGCATCTACCGGGAGGACAACCTCCCGGACCGGTTCTCGGATCTCTGGGACGACCTCAGTGGAGCGTAG
- a CDS encoding DUF7521 family protein has protein sequence MVSAAWIALSVMRLVLFGLALGLTLISFQAYTKKQTDRLQYAFIGFAFISMGVALMTLTTQLTDTLVLFQLVLTIPFIIGFSMLYVSLFR, from the coding sequence ATGGTTTCAGCCGCGTGGATCGCGCTCAGTGTCATGCGTCTCGTGCTGTTCGGTCTCGCACTCGGGTTGACGCTCATCAGTTTTCAGGCCTACACCAAGAAGCAGACCGACCGACTCCAGTACGCCTTCATCGGCTTCGCGTTCATCAGCATGGGCGTCGCGCTGATGACGCTGACGACACAGCTCACGGACACGCTCGTGCTGTTCCAACTGGTTCTCACTATCCCCTTCATCATCGGCTTCAGCATGCTGTACGTCTCGCTGTTCCGGTGA
- a CDS encoding type II toxin-antitoxin system death-on-curing family toxin: MTDSFWYPSVDDVLNIHEDIVSEYPDTSPGVHRRGDIEFALAYVSEGNFGEVPETIHEKAFHLLRLLVANHPFVDGNKRTALNTVVVFYVLNGYRFEYDNDMRAILKQFGTDETTVDEDDVLEYLRTNTIEVDLNDVIAEWRGDLVEYGLDKLADDSTDPND, from the coding sequence ATGACCGACTCGTTCTGGTATCCGTCTGTCGACGACGTGCTCAACATCCACGAGGACATCGTCTCCGAGTATCCGGACACCAGCCCCGGCGTCCATCGCCGTGGAGATATCGAATTCGCCCTGGCGTACGTCAGCGAAGGGAATTTCGGCGAGGTCCCCGAAACGATTCACGAGAAGGCGTTTCATCTCCTTCGGCTCCTCGTTGCCAATCATCCGTTCGTGGACGGAAACAAACGTACCGCGCTCAACACAGTGGTCGTCTTCTATGTGCTCAACGGGTACCGCTTCGAGTACGACAACGATATGAGAGCGATACTGAAGCAGTTCGGGACGGACGAGACGACGGTCGACGAGGACGACGTGCTCGAATATCTCCGAACGAATACCATCGAGGTCGATCTGAACGACGTCATCGCAGAGTGGCGAGGCGACCTCGTCGAGTACGGACTCGATAAACTTGCTGACGATTCGACGGACCCGAACGATTAA